The Primulina huaijiensis isolate GDHJ02 chromosome 18, ASM1229523v2, whole genome shotgun sequence DNA window TTGAAGCTGCCTAGGTTCATTGAAGCATTTTCCGAAAAGGGTTTCGACTGCGTCGATTTGTAGATCAAGTCTCACAACTTGGGCCCTTATGTTGGTTTCATCAATTTCTGTAAACCGTTGGCTTTGTTGTTTCATTATGTTTGCGTAAAATAGTGCGAGTTTAAGCTTGTATATGTTGAGGTGGACCtttatatctatattatattattaacttTGAGATACTTAGAATAACTAATTTTTGGTATCATgatttgttttaataattatatatattaataaagtgttaaaactTTGATGCAAGTAACATGTGGCTCAACGAATATAGTCTTTATTTTCTACGTTAAATTCCTAAActagttttttttcctttttttctaatttattttttaattcatatatcaaaattacaatgtaatttctcattatttttattattatattttgattttgatttaaatataaattaagtaaattataaaaaaatattatacaaaaacaCATGAACCAGTAAAATTAAGATTTGGAACGGAGATACCCACGTCATCGACTTATTCACAACGATTTATGAAATGGATGACCATCTTTCAAACTGGAACCAAACGCCAAATCCTAGTTTCTCTCTCAAAATCCCTAAAAAATTCAGTCACCAGCATCTATCGACTCCTCTCAGCTCATTGAAAAGATAATAGAATCAGGCGTTATTCAACATTAAAATGCTATGGATGAGGGACAGAATCAAATCCCTGATTCAAACTTTTATCATCAACTCCCGATGTTACTACACGAACAACAAGCAAAAGAAAATCCCATCTCTGTACGAGAAAATCAGTCCGTTGGGAAACCCTCGCCTTGATGTCACACGGGAGCTGGACAGATGGGTTGAAATGGGCAATAAAGTTCGATTTGCGGAGCTCCAACGCATTATTCTTGATCTCCGTAAGCGGAGAAGATTCTCTCATGCTCTCCAGGTACGTATAATTTGCGAGAAAAGATATATGTTTGCATTTACGAGGTTCGCGATAATTTGTACTAGGTTGAGGCTGAACTACTTGTAGAATGTGTGCGGTTTATTTGCTGATTTTGTTTGACCTCCCGTATTGTAAAATACTGTGTTTGCACTAGTTTAATCGCTCCATCAGAGGGAACACATTACACATGGAGGAATAAGGTCACATTTGAAGGCCGCTTTCCTTTGTTTCCTAATATCCCGCCTCGTGATGTTACAGGTTTCAGAATGGACCAAAAATTCCGGAATATACACATTGACCCCTTTTCAACATGCCGTGCAGTTGGACCTGATTGGTAAGGTTCATGGACTTCTTGCGGCAGAAAACTACTTTAATGGCTTGAATGAGCGAGATAGAACTGAGAAGGCTTATGGTGCTCTTCTACATTGTTATGCTCGGAGGCATCAAACTGACAAAGTATTTGCACATCTGCAGACAATGAAAGAGAATAGTATTGCGTTGGCTTCCGTTACTTACAATGGCATCATGTCCCTTTACTCTAACATTGGTGAGATTGACAAGGTCCCTGCTGTCTTAGACGAGATGAAAGAGAATGGGGTCCAACCTGATAATTTGAGTTACAGGATATGCATTAATTCTTATGGAGTGAGATCTGATATTGATGGAGTGGAAAAAATTCTGAGTGAAATGGAAAGTCAATCCCACATTGTCATGGATTGGATTACATACGCTGTTGTTGcaaatttttatgctaaggcAGGCCTCAAAACTAAAGCAAATTTTACCCTGAGAAAAGCAGAGGAAAAGCTAAGGAATAAAGATGGTCTTGGTTATAATCATCTCATCTCTTTACATGCTGGACTGGGAAACAGAGATGATGTTTTCAGGTTATGGGATCTTGAGAAGAATGCTTGCAAGAGGTGCCTTAACAAGGATTACATAAATGTAATGGAGTCCTTGGTTAGGCTGGAAGAGCTTGAAGAAGCAGAGAAAGTTTTGCAGGAGTGGGAGTCATCTGGAAACTGCTATGATTTTCGGGTGCCAAGTGTTGTCATCGCTGGACACATAGAGAAGGGTTTGTGTGAAAACGCTGAAGCTTTAATTGAATACTTGAGGGAAACGGGGAAGGCATCAACATCTAATATCTGGGCTAGATTGACAGCAGGCTACATGGAGAAGGGTGAAATGGAAAAGGCTTTGAGGGCCATGAAAGTAGCTATCTCTTTATGTGATGTAAGAGAAGGGAATATGATTCAAGATACTGTGATTGGCAGAATATTGAGTTTATTTGGTGAGAAAGGGAGCTCTGATGCCACAGAAGAAGTTGTGAATTTGTTGAGATCTGTTACGTCATTGAACAGACAGATGTATCACACCTTGCTAAAGTCAAATGTCTGTGGTGGTAAGGAAGTGAATAGAGTCCTCGACATCATGAAAGCTGATGGTTttgaagaagacgaagagacaAAGAGGATTCTTGCCATATAGAAGAATGGAATGTGGATTTTAGACATTCTTTGGAAATGGATTGTTTTGTAGCATCTGCATGATTTTAGTTGTGAGAACATGAATTTAAGAGAAGAGTATTTTGTATCCTAGAAGCCAACTACACCTCGCTAGAAAAATGACAGATGTCACACTTGTCTTTGAGCATCCATTTGAACCCAATGGCtcaattttcagattttttgcATTCGCCTCTCCTACATTATCTGCTCTTTGCATTTGACACTCACCTCCGTATAAGCGTAAAAGTTATAACATGTTAAAATAATCCTTATACCTTTGTGTATTTCGCTAGTCTGTGAAACAAAAGGTTGAATCTTGTCAAGTGCAGCACATCCCATTTATTTACTGTTAGATTCTGGCACCACAAAAAGTACAAATAAATTTGTGGTATGTAAATCAACAATGAGTATCGTTTGTTTCATGCAAACATTTGTTTATGCTAGACAATTGACAAGAACATTGCTGATTCATCAGGTCTCATAAATCATAAGACCAAACTTTCAGGTAATTAATTTTTCATTCGTCCTTTCCTCAAAACTTAATGATCCGCCATATGACTAAAAACCAATTGATAATGGGTAACAAATAGTTTGCTGTTTCTTGATATTATCTTTCATTAACTAAATGCAATTCTTCGTGGAGCTGAGGAAATTTCATTGTATAAAGCCTCACATATGGTGCAATTTCCGCTTGAAATTTAATATACATTATTTGCTGTTTttccataaataaaaaattaaaaaaatggctGCAATTTAAATGGCATCACATGGTATTAATGGCATTGTTAATCTTAGATGTATTTTGTGCGCTCGGTTAAAAATTGGATCCCTATGGCTGAAATTCAAATGACCAACCCTGGCATGTTATGGGAGAGTCATGTTCACGGAGTAGACAGGTTATTCTGGTCAAGTTAGTGGCGGTGAGGGTTGTGCCAACGGTGGTGAAGGTGATGCTGGTTACAGCTATTGCCATGGCACTAATGGTGGTGGCTTTGATGGGAGTGGAGGATGCTGGAGTAGTGGAAACATGCTTGCATATGGTGAAAGCCCCGGGATGGTAGTTTTGGGCAGGTGATGGGAGTGGGGACAAAGGAAGCTTCAATGGGTGAAGCTGAGGCATTTGGAGTTATGGCAGCATCTCCTCAGGCTATGGACGGTGTATTGCGTATGGTACATGGTGGTGGACATGGCCATGGGGGAACCACCCTCCCGGATTCATTCTTGATGCAGGTGGGCCTTACTGCTGTCCATATGGATGTTTTTGAGTTTACTCTGTTCTTTAAGTTAAGAATTCCTTAATGGGTACTGATAAGGAATAGACGTCAGTTTCTGAAACAAAAAGCTCTACGCTTGAAATATTACTGGCTTCAAGAACAATGTCGGTAAGACCATGCTTGAACTGTAAAGAAATTAGACAAGTGCGTAGAGATCTTCGTGGGACAGTGGAGAGAGTCTCAATCGGTCTTTTACGATACTAAATAACACAATAAATTCTGTTGATTTATTCCAAATCAACATGCATCAAGAGAATTGATCCATTAAATGGTACagacaacaaaaaaaacaaacaataaatCGACTATATCTCACATCAAACCTGCAAAATTGAGGTCAAGCGGAAACAAAGAAAAACTCATATTTAGTCTGGAAACTATTCAGATTTCTTCATCGAATTGGCCGATAGTTTTCTCTTCATTCGGCTGAAAGGCCCGACCGTCCTGTCCATTATATACATGGCAATGATCTGGCTCCAAGATTTATATGACTCCAAATTTTCGTAAAACTCTGGTGCAATCTCCTTCACCTTGTATAGTTTGCTTCCCGGTATTCTTGGGAAATCATGGTGCTCATTGTGGTAACCAACACTCCATGTCATCAGATTCAAAGGGCCATAGTAAGAATACGTTTCTTGATCTGTTGGCTTAAAAATGTAATGTTCTGAGATAAAATGGCCGGCCATTGGGTGCATTCCACCCCCAACAAAGGTAGAAAGAATCAAATAACCAAGAGACTTCCAGCCCCAGATATAAACAAAACAGGCATCAAGGCTGAgttgaataataaaattaatgaacTCCCACATTCCTGGAGGTTTTGGTTTGAGAAAGAGGGGGCGGAGAGCATAAAAGAATAGCTGTAAGACAACCcatattgattttgaaataacattGGTTACAAGATTGACCTCGGTAAGGCTTGGAATGTCCATATCAATGCCGTCTACTCCTTGGAACCGATGGTGCTCAAGATGATACTTTTGAAAGGTAACAGACATAGGAACACCAATGGGGAGGTTAGCGAAAATCCCAAGCCACCTGTTGTAGACCGGGGTTGAGAAGGCTAAGTTGTGACTAAGCTCGTGAATGGCCAAGAACAGGTTGTGGTTGAGAAAAGAGCCGAAAAAATATGCCAACACAAGTATCTTCAGCCAACCTGCATCACAGAGGAAGGCTGCAGTCCATAGCTGAAGTGAAACAACTGCGGCAATCTATAATATAAGACAATTGAAAACATGAGTAACAGTTTGTTACTTTGATGCTTAGCAGTTTTccaaattcaaattttcttcAGGGAAATGCTATGAATTGAGTACAAATAAAAAAGGTACTAAACAAGTGATCAGCAGCTCCAACTGCTGCACAATGAAACTGAAACCAATACTTTTCCAATGTTCTTCAATGAATTTCACCTTCTTAATTACAACTTTAACTCAATATTAGTTTATAATGTTACTACATAGAAGTAAAAGAGCGATGATCTATTCTCATGAAATGAAATTTGGATGTGAgatcaatcaatcaaacaaaCACAACCAAGTACCAACTGTATCGGAGTACTTTAGCTTAGATTTGATTAACTCAAAGAATTCAACCCCTTTACAAAAGAGAATAATTAGCCAAACGAAGTTTCACAATCTAACCATTCAAGTTAAGCAATATTAAAAGAAGCTATATTATCTTTTTCCTGAAAGGCGATTTTTACAGTTGGGAGGAAAGGGATGAATGGATGCAATTTGGCCACACAAGGAGATCCAATCAATTCCTATCAATATTCATAGCATTACTAAGCGCAGATCAGTAAAGTTCAATGCACCAAATAACACATTCTAGATGAATGGCCTAATACGCATAGCAGACAATATCCAGGAAACGATTCATCTGGACACACGAAACAA harbors:
- the LOC140963729 gene encoding pentatricopeptide repeat-containing protein At4g21705, mitochondrial-like; translated protein: MLWMRDRIKSLIQTFIINSRCYYTNNKQKKIPSLYEKISPLGNPRLDVTRELDRWVEMGNKVRFAELQRIILDLRKRRRFSHALQVSEWTKNSGIYTLTPFQHAVQLDLIGKVHGLLAAENYFNGLNERDRTEKAYGALLHCYARRHQTDKVFAHLQTMKENSIALASVTYNGIMSLYSNIGEIDKVPAVLDEMKENGVQPDNLSYRICINSYGVRSDIDGVEKILSEMESQSHIVMDWITYAVVANFYAKAGLKTKANFTLRKAEEKLRNKDGLGYNHLISLHAGLGNRDDVFRLWDLEKNACKRCLNKDYINVMESLVRLEELEEAEKVLQEWESSGNCYDFRVPSVVIAGHIEKGLCENAEALIEYLRETGKASTSNIWARLTAGYMEKGEMEKALRAMKVAISLCDVREGNMIQDTVIGRILSLFGEKGSSDATEEVVNLLRSVTSLNRQMYHTLLKSNVCGGKEVNRVLDIMKADGFEEDEETKRILAI
- the LOC140965205 gene encoding sphingolipid delta(4)-desaturase DES1-like, with the translated sequence MGYAGKERGEQEEGVMATEFFWSYTDEPHASRRRQILSKYPQIKQLFGPDPFAFLKIAAVVSLQLWTAAFLCDAGWLKILVLAYFFGSFLNHNLFLAIHELSHNLAFSTPVYNRWLGIFANLPIGVPMSVTFQKYHLEHHRFQGVDGIDMDIPSLTEVNLVTNVISKSIWVVLQLFFYALRPLFLKPKPPGMWEFINFIIQLSLDACFVYIWGWKSLGYLILSTFVGGGMHPMAGHFISEHYIFKPTDQETYSYYGPLNLMTWSVGYHNEHHDFPRIPGSKLYKVKEIAPEFYENLESYKSWSQIIAMYIMDRTVGPFSRMKRKLSANSMKKSE